The region GCGGCTCGCGGGGCGGCGGGTGGCCCGGAACGAGTGGCGGGGCGTGGCCCTCGCACTGCTCGGCCTCGGCGCCCTGCTGCCGGTCACCGCCGGGGAGACCCCGCGCGACATGCTCAGCCTGCCGCAGGCGGTCGGGCTCGCGGGCGTCGTCCTGGTGTTCATCGCGCTGTGCGTCCGGCCGGGGCGCACCGGCCGCGGGACATCGGGCCGGGGTCTGCGGTACGCCACCGCGTCCGGGGTCGCCTCGGGCGTCGCCTCGGCGCTCACCCAGACCCTCACCGTCGCGCTCGCCGACTCCCACGCGCCCGGGGCGGCCCTGGTGTCCTGGCGGACCGTGATCGTGGCCGTCCTGGTCGCGGTCTTCGCGGTGAGCGGTCTGCTGCTGGCCCAGAGCGCCTACGGCAGCGGCCTCGGCGCACCCCTCGCCACCCTGACCCTCGCCAACCCGGTGGCGGCGGCCGCCATCGGGATCGTCCTGCTGGACGAGCGCTTCCGGGGTGGCCCGGCGGGCTGGGCCCTGGCCGCCGCGGGTGCGGCGGCGGCGGCCCGCGGGGTGGTCCTCCTCTCCCGGGCTCCCCAGACGAGCG is a window of Streptomyces violaceusniger Tu 4113 DNA encoding:
- a CDS encoding DMT family transporter encodes the protein MNPTVIAVALALASAVAYATAAVAQERLAAGGRPGRMPGLLLRGAWWGAVGLNSTGALLHVAALRYGPLTLVQPLGALTLVAAVPLGARLAGRRVARNEWRGVALALLGLGALLPVTAGETPRDMLSLPQAVGLAGVVLVFIALCVRPGRTGRGTSGRGLRYATASGVASGVASALTQTLTVALADSHAPGAALVSWRTVIVAVLVAVFAVSGLLLAQSAYGSGLGAPLATLTLANPVAAAAIGIVLLDERFRGGPAGWALAAAGAAAAARGVVLLSRAPQTSADVRGDAVAVREAAATVRRATARGAAVPESRAPDEILREPATVPREPVREPAREPVRESAREAAREPVPTPP